One Dioscorea cayenensis subsp. rotundata cultivar TDr96_F1 chromosome 15, TDr96_F1_v2_PseudoChromosome.rev07_lg8_w22 25.fasta, whole genome shotgun sequence genomic region harbors:
- the LOC120278229 gene encoding aspartic proteinase 39-like has protein sequence MRPLAVKLPLWWAVTLLLILTPLSAMVDSGTVLKLDRLLPGGMGLEALRARDRARHARLLLGSSPPAAASVVDFPVEGSGDPYTIGLYFTRIKLGNPPKEFYVQIDTGSDILWVTCEACNGCPTRSGLNIPLEFFNPRESSTASLVGCSDVRCGSFLQIGEKKCATSDFPSPLCGYNFQYGDGSGTSGYYVSDTVHFATIDGNEQMTNSSAAVIFGCSNLQSGDLMKSDRAIDGIFGFGQQELSVISQLSSQGMAPKVFSHCLKGSDDGGGILVLGEIIQPSIVYTPIVQLQPHYNINLTSIAVNGQPLPLDSSFFLTSSAQGTIIDSGTTLAYLAEQAYDPFVNAVTASVSSSVNTLIVKGNQCYVTSSSPEEAFPSVTLYFEGSASMALKPQDYLIQEGQIDNARIWCIGWQKNTGTGVTILGDLVLKDKIFVYDLLNQRIGWTDYDCSLAVNVSTSSTKTEFLDAGQLSLGGSSHRAHLKLLPTCIAVFLVHILMYAKQYLEHTQMAKLTYIGGSHSILH, from the exons ATGAGGCCACTGGCGGTGAAGTTACCGCTATGGTGGGCAGTGACTTTACTGCTTATTCTCACACCCTTGTCTGCCATGGTAGACTCCGGGACGGTGCTGAAGCTTGACCGCCTCCTCCCCGGCGGGATGGGCCTTGAGGCTCTTAGAGCGCGCGACAGGGCTCGCCATGCCCGTCTCCTTCTTGGTTCCTCGCCCCCCGCTGCTGCCTCTGTTGTTGATTTTCCTGTTGAGGGTTCTGGGGATCCCTACACCATCGG GCTCTACTTTACGCGAATAAAATTAGGGAACCCACCAAAGGAATTCTATGTCCAGATTGATACTGGGAGTGATATCTTGTGGGTCACCTGTGAGGCCTGCAATGGTTGCCCCACTAGAAGTGGACTCAAT ATCCCGCTTGAATTTTTTAATCCTAGGGAGTCATCAACAGCATCACTGGTCGGTTGTTCAGATGTGAGATGTGGTTCATTTCTCCAGATAGGAGAGAAAAAATGTGCCACCTCAGACTTCCCCAGCCCGTTATGTGGTTACAATTTTCAGTACGGGGATGGCAGTGGAACATCAGGATATTATGTCTCTGACACAGTCCATTTTGCGACGATTGATGGGAATGAGCAGATGACGAACTCTTCAGCGGCTGTTATTTTTGG ATGTAGCAACCTACAGTCTGGAGACCTTATGAAGTCAGATAGGGCAATTGATGGGATTTTTGGGTTTGGACAGCAGGAGTTATCTGTCATTTCACAGTTGTCCTCTCAAGGAATGGCTCCAAAGGTTTTCTCTCATTGCTTGAAAGGCTCGGATGACGGTGGTGGCATATTGGTGCTTGGAGAAATTATACAACCAAGCATTGTTTATACCCCAATTGTTCAGTTGCA GCCTCATTACAACATAAATTTGACAAGTATTGCGGTCAATGGACAACCTTTGCCtcttgattcatcattttttttaacatcaagcGCACAAGGAACCATTATTGATTCAGGAACTACATTAGCTTACCTTGCTGAGCAAGCTTATGATCCTTTTGTTAATGCA GTAACTGCTTCCGTATCATCATCCGTAAATACTCTTATTGTTAAAGGAAATCAGTGTTATGTTACATCTAGCAG TCCTGAAGAGGCATTTCCTTCTGTCACGCTGTATTTTGAGGGATCTGCATCCATGGCACTTAAGCCGCAAGATTACCTCATTCAGGAAGGCCAAATT GATAACGCCCGCATATGGTGTATCGGCTGGCAAAAGAACACTGGTACGGGGGTAACCATTTTAGGAG ACCTTGTTCTAAAGGATAAGATTTTCGTGTACGATTTACTTAATCAACGCATAGGCTGGACAGACTATGACT GTTCATTAGCTGTCAATGTTAGCACATCTTCCACCAAGACGGAGTTTCTGGATGCTGGACAGCTTAGTCTTGGCGGCTCATCACATCGTGCACATTTGAAGCTACTACCTACATGCATTGCAGTTTTCCTTGTCCATATTCTCATGTATGCCAAGCAATACTTGGAGCATACACAAATGGCGAAACTCACATACATAGGAGGTTCACATTCCATCCTTCATTGA